One part of the Dermacentor silvarum isolate Dsil-2018 chromosome 6, BIME_Dsil_1.4, whole genome shotgun sequence genome encodes these proteins:
- the LOC119457070 gene encoding inactive peptidyl-prolyl cis-trans isomerase FKBP6-like isoform X2 produces MSANEMEIQILSDDGGVKKKITKPGSGPVVPQHATVTFHYNAYVQASWTERIDSTWMRNTPHSCTLEELGILGLKIIIHSMRRGEECQATIAPKYGFGAQGCRPRIPPNATLFYELALIDFFEMEDDGGVNGLDIDSTQLPFDTLLRICFRKYRNGNRFYVANSYTAAERSYAAAAKFLESAPDPADVKYSNKRRELLLNLYSNQAQCALRMHNPKLDLGGAGFEQGVSALVHRTGRGTGHQEPDSPGLGSTDYGKAGHGNLFREYLQPRRSHLHPHDLLRPKASVLRRPGWPPSAPPFIVSSLHLCTATSVGSASKTWQPWFF; encoded by the exons ATGTCTGCAAACGAGATGGAAATTCAAATCCTGAGTGATGACGGTGGCGTAAAAAAAAAG ATAACTAAACCAGGGTCAGGGCCCGTTGTCCCTCAACATGCCACTGTGACATTCCATTACAACGCCTACGTGCAAGCAAGCTGGACCGAGCGGATCGACTCGACATGGATGCGGAACACTCCCCACAGCTGCAC CCTGGAAGAACTAGGGATTCTCGGCTTGAAGATAATTATCCACAGTATGCGACGTGGCGAAGAATGCCAGGCCACGATCGCGCCTAAGTATGGATTCGGAGCGCAGGGCTGCCGCCCTCGCATCCCACCAAACGCCACACTCTTTTACGAGCTGGCCTTAATAGACTTCTTCGAGATGGAGGACGACGGCGGCGTGAACGGATTGGACATCGACTCCACACAACTACCTTTCGACACTCTCCTTAGG ATCTGTTTTCGGAAATATCGCAACGGCAACCGCTTCTACGTGGCCAACAGCTACACGGCTGCAGAACGCTCCTACGCGGCGGCCGCCAAGTTCCTCGAGTCGGCGCCGGATCCAGCCGATGTTAAGTACAGCAATAAAAGGCGTGAGCTGCTTCTGAACCTGTATTCAAACCAAGCACAGTGCGCCTTGCGCATGCACAATCCCAAGCTG GACTTGGGAGGCGCTGGATTTGAACAAGGCGTCTCAGCGCTTGTCCATCGAACAGGCCGTGGAACCGGCCACCAGGAGCCTGATTCGCCGGGCCTTGGAAGCACTGACTATGGCAAAGCCGGGCACGGAAATCTCTTTCGTGAATATCTTCAGCCAAGACGATCTCACTTACATCCACATGATCTGTTACGACCTAAGGCTTCCGTGTTACGACGTCCAGGGTGGCCTCCTAGCGCGCCGCCCTTCATTGTGAGCTCGCTCCACCTTTGCACAGCCACAAGTGTCGGCTCCGCCAGCAAAACATGGCAGCCGTGGTTCTTCTAA
- the LOC119457070 gene encoding inactive peptidyl-prolyl cis-trans isomerase FKBP6-like isoform X1 → MSANEMEIQILSDDGGVKKKITKPGSGPVVPQHATVTFHYNAYVQASWTERIDSTWMRNTPHSCTLEELGILGLKIIIHSMRRGEECQATIAPKYGFGAQGCRPRIPPNATLFYELALIDFFEMEDDGGVNGLDIDSTQLPFDTLLRICFRKYRNGNRFYVANSYTAAERSYAAAAKFLESAPDPADVKYSNKRRELLLNLYSNQAQCALRMHNPKLAVMTSRRALLLDPTNAKALHRCAVGLRMLGQYEEAARLQRRALALKPQSVRIEKELVLLEGGLAKLERDYEDPDGTWEALDLNKASQRLSIEQAVEPATRSLIRRALEALTMAKPGTEISFVNIFSQDDLTYIHMICYDLRLPCYDVQGGLLARRPSL, encoded by the exons ATGTCTGCAAACGAGATGGAAATTCAAATCCTGAGTGATGACGGTGGCGTAAAAAAAAAG ATAACTAAACCAGGGTCAGGGCCCGTTGTCCCTCAACATGCCACTGTGACATTCCATTACAACGCCTACGTGCAAGCAAGCTGGACCGAGCGGATCGACTCGACATGGATGCGGAACACTCCCCACAGCTGCAC CCTGGAAGAACTAGGGATTCTCGGCTTGAAGATAATTATCCACAGTATGCGACGTGGCGAAGAATGCCAGGCCACGATCGCGCCTAAGTATGGATTCGGAGCGCAGGGCTGCCGCCCTCGCATCCCACCAAACGCCACACTCTTTTACGAGCTGGCCTTAATAGACTTCTTCGAGATGGAGGACGACGGCGGCGTGAACGGATTGGACATCGACTCCACACAACTACCTTTCGACACTCTCCTTAGG ATCTGTTTTCGGAAATATCGCAACGGCAACCGCTTCTACGTGGCCAACAGCTACACGGCTGCAGAACGCTCCTACGCGGCGGCCGCCAAGTTCCTCGAGTCGGCGCCGGATCCAGCCGATGTTAAGTACAGCAATAAAAGGCGTGAGCTGCTTCTGAACCTGTATTCAAACCAAGCACAGTGCGCCTTGCGCATGCACAATCCCAAGCTG GCCGTCATGACCTCCCGGCGCGCTCTGCTGCTGGACCCCACTAACGCGAAGGCACTGCACCGGTGCGCTGTGGGACTGCGCATGCTCGGCCAGTACGAGGAGGCAGCTCGCTTGCAGCGACGCGCCCTCGCTCTGAAGCCGCAGTCCGTGCGCATCGAGAAAGAGCTCGTGTTGCTCGAGGGTGGCCTTGCCAAACTGGAGCGAGACTACGAAGATCCAGACGG GACTTGGGAGGCGCTGGATTTGAACAAGGCGTCTCAGCGCTTGTCCATCGAACAGGCCGTGGAACCGGCCACCAGGAGCCTGATTCGCCGGGCCTTGGAAGCACTGACTATGGCAAAGCCGGGCACGGAAATCTCTTTCGTGAATATCTTCAGCCAAGACGATCTCACTTACATCCACATGATCTGTTACGACCTAAGGCTTCCGTGTTACGACGTCCAGGGTGGCCTCCTAGCGCGCCGCCCTTCATTGTGA